The Flavobacterium praedii genome window below encodes:
- a CDS encoding phage head morphogenesis protein: MYNCDCDDCKKQNTVLNLGISDSFKQLLNDGLNAFKHLHKKGSYKPEDLKTEKPYQKLIQSTFDAFDFAIKDNDMPEAMRTALQDDARLFGSLKANAQLFEASKLLLTPDGRLKPFSEVSKDFDKLNVNYNQNYLEAEYEFAVASSQAAAQWANLGGDRYSLQYRTAQDERVRASHQALADITLPKEDPFWNSFYPPNGWRCRCVAVEVLKGKYDESDSDKAIAAGEKATTEIGKDGKNRLEIFRFNPGAQKVVFPPAHPYGKVKGAKEVAKSKESKFIPKSLDIYEKTLGVKVDKTFFNYLGKETALVQESKYNPNGAYYNPAENYVRIPFDDRRKNSKWYSEAIVYHEFGHAADWHRDMKQNKAVTKLMKEYKTILSKDQAFIDVHKKLYKVSDEARANNDFDKLEQCGALADTMMSINSNWGYGHSKAYFARKGNSAAEFIAHTFENKFAGNPVFKEVIPELYDKMILLADELKPKE, from the coding sequence TTGTACAATTGTGATTGTGATGATTGCAAAAAGCAAAACACCGTTTTGAATTTAGGGATTAGTGACAGTTTTAAACAACTTTTAAACGATGGTTTAAACGCTTTTAAACACTTGCACAAAAAAGGAAGTTATAAGCCCGAAGACCTCAAAACCGAAAAACCTTATCAAAAATTGATACAATCAACTTTTGATGCGTTCGACTTTGCCATTAAGGACAATGATATGCCCGAGGCCATGAGAACCGCGCTACAAGATGACGCCCGGTTGTTTGGTTCCCTTAAGGCAAATGCACAACTATTTGAAGCTTCAAAGTTGCTCTTAACTCCTGATGGCAGGCTAAAACCTTTTTCTGAAGTAAGCAAAGATTTTGATAAGTTGAATGTAAACTACAATCAGAATTATTTGGAGGCAGAATATGAATTTGCGGTTGCGAGTTCCCAAGCAGCTGCACAATGGGCAAATCTTGGAGGTGATCGTTACAGCTTACAGTACAGAACCGCACAAGACGAACGGGTGAGAGCTTCGCACCAAGCCTTGGCAGATATCACACTCCCAAAAGAAGATCCGTTTTGGAACTCTTTTTATCCGCCGAACGGTTGGCGCTGTCGCTGTGTAGCGGTGGAGGTTCTCAAAGGTAAGTATGACGAAAGCGATTCTGACAAAGCAATAGCTGCAGGTGAAAAAGCAACGACCGAAATTGGCAAGGATGGCAAGAACCGTCTTGAAATTTTCCGATTTAATCCAGGAGCGCAAAAGGTGGTTTTCCCTCCAGCGCATCCGTATGGAAAAGTAAAGGGAGCTAAGGAGGTTGCTAAAAGTAAAGAAAGTAAGTTTATACCAAAGTCATTAGACATTTATGAAAAGACTCTTGGAGTAAAAGTTGACAAAACTTTCTTTAACTACTTGGGTAAAGAAACGGCATTGGTTCAAGAAAGCAAATACAATCCAAATGGGGCTTATTACAATCCCGCTGAAAACTATGTTAGAATTCCTTTTGATGATAGGCGCAAGAACAGTAAATGGTATTCGGAAGCTATAGTATATCATGAATTTGGACACGCGGCAGATTGGCATAGAGATATGAAACAAAACAAGGCGGTTACTAAGCTGATGAAAGAATACAAAACTATTCTTTCAAAAGATCAGGCATTCATAGATGTTCACAAAAAACTATATAAGGTTAGTGATGAAGCTAGAGCCAATAATGATTTCGATAAGCTTGAACAGTGTGGCGCTTTAGCTGACACAATGATGTCAATTAATTCGAATTGGGGGTATGGTCATAGTAAGGCTTACTTTGCAAGAAAAGGGAATTCAGCGGCAGAATTTATAGCACATACATTTGAAAACAAATTCGCAGGTAACCCTGTCTTTAAAGAGGTAATTCCAGAATTGTATGATAAAATGATTTTGTTAGCAGATGAGCTAAAACCTAAAGAATAA